Below is a genomic region from Chromatiaceae bacterium.
TCGAGGTGCATCTCAACCGCCAACATATGGCGATCCCGATCGAGATCCTCGACTGCTCCGGCCCACAGCTCGCACATGCCCGGTTTCTGGAGCTATCGCCCTACATACGCCAGGCGATCTTCGACTACATCAACGAACTCGCCTGACGCCTGGCGCCGCGCCGACTTTGCGCTAGTATCCAGGGATGGTCAGTGCACCGCGAGCAGCCTTACACCGTGCAGTCCTTCTTGGCATCGCCCTGGTGATGTTGCCCTGCGCCGCATTCGCGAGCCTGCGGGTATCGGGCGCAGCGGACTGGCGCAGTCACCGGCTGACCTGCCAGTATCCCATACAACTGGCATACGATTGTTCGATGTGGCAGGGCGCAACACGCCCGATTGCGGTCGGCAGATACCGAATGCATGTCGCCGCGGACCGAGACGGCAAGACGGTCCTGGTGATGCGGCTGCGCGTGCGACCCAGTCACAACGGTGGCGAATTCGCGGCTGGGGCCGATAGCGCATCGAACATGCCCACTTCGCGGGATGTTGTCGAATACCTGGGATCGACACTCGCCCGCCAGGGCATTCGCCTCGAGCGCATGCGCGAGGTCCTTGGCAATGGTCGGATCGACGGCTTTTTTCTGGATTTCTCTAGCAACGCCTACGACTATCTGCGTGGCCTGACAGTGCTGGAATCCGAGTATTGGATGCCGTCACCAACCGGGACCCATTGACTGCGCATGTGGTATCTCTATCTGGTGCGCTGCGCCGACGGCGCTCTGTATACCGGCATAAGCACCGATGTCATGCGCCGTCTTGCGGAACACGCGGCCAATCGCGGGGCGCGCCGATTGCGCGGACGCGGGCCGCTGCAACTGGTGTACGTCCAGCCACTCGGCGGCCGCGGCATCGCACAGCGCGTCGAACGCCGCGTGAAACGCCTGAGCAGGGCGGACAAGGAAAGGCTGCTGCGCGGCGAACTCGCCCTTCCGGTCACGGCTTAGCGCGATCGACCGGATCGACACCGAACTCGGCACGCAGTATCTGCAAACGCTCGGCCAGCGGTCCCGGCAGGTAGGGAATGCCGGGCGAGTGCCCCCATACCGGGCCTGGCCAGGCCGGGT
It encodes:
- a CDS encoding GIY-YIG nuclease family protein, with amino-acid sequence MRMWYLYLVRCADGALYTGISTDVMRRLAEHAANRGARRLRGRGPLQLVYVQPLGGRGIAQRVERRVKRLSRADKERLLRGELALPVTA